In Brassica rapa cultivar Chiifu-401-42 chromosome A06, CAAS_Brap_v3.01, whole genome shotgun sequence, a single window of DNA contains:
- the LOC103872035 gene encoding uncharacterized protein LOC103872035: MFYHFVVTPLKSQRLCQHNENIINYNFQVCVYKYITISLRHAGATSKGHKMVQIPRRFNRFAAAFDVVAARTRPPCDSSSGSDHFPEETQDLWDLIESFIDREVKVLSGEVPPGEENDDKSDADDDDDEDVKERLREILENHGGGGERRRIIDEVVNASELVGEKRYLMAYLRKKGFDAGLCKSRWERFGKNTAGKYEYVDVNEGDKNRFIVETNLAGEFEITRPTTRYISLLSQLPRVFVGTPEELKQLVRIMSFEVRRSMKRAEIHVPPWRRNGYMQAKWFGHYKRTSNEVVTRVWSCGCGPRVGFEESVETATFFGSKEVEWKRNGLKKVGQLTVAFKQQ; the protein is encoded by the exons aTGTTTTACCATTTTGTCGTTACTCCGTTAAAAAGTCAACGACTTTGTCAACACAAtgaaaacatcattaattataacTTTCAGGTGTGTGTCTATAAATATATCACAATTAGCTTAAGACATGCAGGAGCAACCAGCAAAGGGCATAAAATGGTACAGATTCCAAGAAGATTCAACAGATTCGCTGCAGCTTTTGATGTGGTGGCGGCGCGTACACGTCCACCGTGCGATAGCAGCAGCGGGAGCGATCACTTTCCGGAGGAGACACAGGATCTTTGGGATCTGATCGAATCTTTTATCGACAGGGAAGTGAAAGTTTTATCGGGTGAGGTTCCTCCTGGGGAAGAAAACGATGATAAATCAGAcgctgatgatgatgacgatgaagaTGTGAAGGAGAGGTTACGGGAGATTCTTGAGAATCACGGAGGCGGCGGAGAGCGGCGTAGAATAATTGATGAGGTGGTAAATGCAAGTGAGCTCGTCGGAGAGAAACGATACTTGATGGCTTATCTACGTAAAAAAGGTTTTGATGCAG GTCTTTGCAAGTCCCGGTGGGAGAGATTTGGCAAAAACACGGCCGGGAAGTACGAGTACGTTGACGTTAACGAAGGAGATAAGAACCGTTTTATCGTCGAGACAAATCTTGCCGGAGAATTTGAGATTACTCGGCCTACGACGAGATACATTTCTCTCTTATCACAACTGCCACGTGTCTTTGTCGGAACACCTGAAGAGCTGAAACAGCTTGTGAGGATCATGTCCTTTGAGGTAAGGCGGTCGATGAAGCGAGCAGAGATTCACGTGCCTCCGTGGAGGAGGAACGGTTATATGCAAGCCAAATGGTTTGGTCACTATAAACGAACATCTAACGAAGTGGTGACGAGGGTTTGGAGCTGTGGATGCGGACCACGTGTTGGGTTCGAGGAATCGGTTGAAACGGCTACGTTTTTCGGTTCTAAAGAGGTGGAGTGGAAGAGGAACGGTTTAAAAAAGGTTGGGCAGCTCACGGTAGCTTTTAAACAGCAATGA